A region from the Oceanidesulfovibrio marinus genome encodes:
- a CDS encoding GGDEF domain-containing response regulator — protein sequence MRILIIDDSEGSRLILTTILRSAGHYDITEASNAQEAFDILQCRDLEAVESDVDLVLMDLHLPGVDGIEATRIIRGATHLNDIPVVIVTADDNTAALERAFRAGATDFLRKPVDPVELRARVRSSLRLKEETENRKARERELLDMAGRLRQANNRLKELAIRDELTGIYNRRHFMEVAARELSRATRYERPIAMLFLDADHFKDINDTYGHFVGDRALCTLAEACQKQLRDVDIFGRIGGEEFALVLPETTEEEAMAVAERLRESIDEATFTLDEVSRKNPVLDDEPDAAPRTYHIHLTISIGVAVTEASLISLEEFMLRADRALYRAKELGRNKVVLG from the coding sequence GTGCGAATACTCATCATCGACGATTCCGAGGGCTCGCGCCTCATCCTTACGACCATTCTTCGCAGCGCCGGCCACTACGACATCACCGAGGCCTCCAACGCCCAGGAAGCCTTCGACATCCTCCAGTGCAGAGACCTCGAAGCCGTGGAGTCCGATGTTGATCTCGTGCTCATGGATCTGCACCTGCCTGGCGTGGACGGCATCGAGGCCACGCGTATCATCCGCGGCGCCACGCACCTGAATGACATCCCCGTTGTCATCGTCACCGCAGACGACAACACCGCCGCCCTGGAGCGGGCCTTCCGCGCCGGCGCAACGGACTTTCTGCGCAAGCCTGTGGACCCTGTGGAGCTGCGCGCACGCGTGCGCTCCAGCCTCCGTCTGAAAGAGGAAACCGAGAACCGCAAGGCGCGGGAGCGCGAGCTGCTGGACATGGCCGGACGGCTGCGCCAGGCCAACAACCGACTCAAGGAGCTGGCCATCCGCGACGAGCTCACCGGCATCTACAACCGCCGGCACTTCATGGAGGTCGCGGCCAGGGAGCTGAGCCGCGCCACCCGCTACGAGCGGCCCATCGCCATGCTCTTTCTGGACGCCGACCACTTCAAGGACATCAACGACACCTACGGCCACTTCGTGGGCGACAGAGCCCTGTGCACCCTGGCCGAGGCCTGCCAGAAGCAGCTCCGCGACGTGGACATCTTTGGCCGCATCGGCGGCGAGGAGTTCGCCCTGGTTCTGCCCGAGACCACGGAGGAAGAGGCCATGGCCGTGGCGGAGCGCCTGCGGGAGTCCATTGATGAGGCGACGTTCACGCTGGACGAAGTGTCCAGGAAAAATCCTGTACTTGACGACGAGCCGGACGCCGCGCCGCGCACCTACCACATTCATCTGACCATCTCCATCGGCGTGGCCGTTACG
- a CDS encoding M24 family metallopeptidase codes for MTFKPAERIDAEELALRQHRVRTALADICPKAEGLLVFSRLNLYYLAGTLGAGVLWLPQDGEPVLLLRRGVERARLESSLQNILEYRSFSQLADLCREAGSPLGKVCGAEMSGLTWSLAQLLTSRLPDVEFCNGDLALNRARSVKTEWELTKLRLAGARHYQSLYQMLPGRIHAGMSEREISHKAWEVFFELGHSGNLRMSDQDIFLGHVAAGESANYPSHFNGPVGLIGEHPAVPYMGYAGAVWKQNEPLACDIGFCLEGYQTDKTQVYWSGTRASIPDTVARAHDLCVQVQQYAAENLRPGGIPSEIYATSLQMAEKAGFAEGFMALGSNKVPFLGHSIGLLVDEWPVIAKGFDAPFEEGMVFALEPKIGIEGLGMVGVENTFEITANGGVCITGDRYEIICLE; via the coding sequence ATGACTTTCAAGCCTGCTGAACGCATAGACGCGGAAGAGCTCGCCCTGCGGCAACACCGGGTACGCACGGCGCTAGCCGATATCTGCCCCAAAGCCGAGGGCCTGCTCGTCTTCTCCCGCCTGAACCTATACTACCTGGCCGGTACCCTGGGAGCAGGCGTGCTGTGGCTGCCGCAGGACGGCGAGCCGGTGCTGCTGCTGCGGCGCGGCGTGGAGCGCGCCCGGCTGGAGTCTTCGCTTCAGAACATCCTGGAGTACCGCTCCTTTTCCCAGCTCGCGGACCTGTGCAGGGAGGCCGGCAGCCCCCTCGGCAAAGTATGCGGGGCCGAGATGTCCGGCCTGACGTGGAGCCTGGCGCAGCTGCTCACCTCCCGCCTCCCCGACGTGGAGTTCTGCAATGGGGACCTGGCCCTGAACCGCGCCCGCTCCGTGAAGACCGAGTGGGAGCTCACCAAGCTGCGCCTGGCCGGCGCGCGCCATTACCAATCGCTCTACCAGATGCTCCCGGGCAGGATTCACGCCGGCATGAGCGAGCGGGAGATCTCCCACAAGGCATGGGAGGTGTTCTTCGAGCTCGGCCACTCCGGCAACCTGCGCATGTCCGACCAGGACATCTTCCTGGGCCACGTGGCCGCTGGTGAAAGCGCCAACTATCCCAGCCACTTCAATGGTCCCGTGGGTCTCATTGGCGAGCATCCGGCCGTGCCGTACATGGGCTATGCCGGGGCTGTGTGGAAGCAGAACGAACCCCTGGCGTGCGACATCGGTTTCTGTCTGGAAGGCTACCAGACCGACAAGACACAGGTGTACTGGTCCGGAACGCGGGCGAGCATTCCCGACACGGTGGCGCGGGCGCACGACCTGTGCGTGCAGGTGCAGCAGTACGCGGCCGAGAACCTGCGTCCGGGCGGAATACCTTCCGAGATTTACGCCACAAGCCTGCAGATGGCCGAGAAGGCCGGCTTTGCCGAAGGGTTCATGGCCCTGGGCTCGAACAAGGTGCCCTTCCTCGGCCACTCCATCGGACTGCTTGTCGACGAGTGGCCGGTCATCGCCAAGGGCTTTGACGCGCCCTTCGAGGAAGGCATGGTCTTCGCCCTGGAGCCGAAGATAGGCATCGAAGGCCTCGGCATGGTCGGCGTGGAAAACACCTTCGAGATCACGGCCAATGGCGGCGTCTGCATCACGGGCGATCGTTACGAGATCATCTGTCTGGAATAG
- a CDS encoding CoA-binding protein, with protein sequence MLDFNSIKDILAQSKTIAVIGAKDKTSQPVDMVGRYLISAGFNVIPVHPKRQNVWGLKTYPSIKDVEEPVDIVDLFRASQFCPDHAREVLQLAQPPKLFWMQSGIRSPEAEELLAGTPTQVVSDECLMVVHRRLFR encoded by the coding sequence ATGTTGGATTTCAATAGCATCAAGGACATTCTGGCGCAGTCAAAGACCATCGCGGTCATCGGCGCCAAGGACAAGACATCGCAACCCGTGGACATGGTGGGGCGCTACCTCATCTCCGCGGGCTTCAACGTCATACCCGTGCACCCCAAACGGCAGAATGTCTGGGGGCTCAAGACATATCCCAGCATCAAAGATGTCGAGGAACCCGTGGATATTGTTGATCTCTTTCGTGCCTCACAGTTCTGTCCGGACCACGCGCGGGAGGTGCTGCAGCTTGCACAACCGCCCAAGCTGTTCTGGATGCAGAGCGGCATACGCAGCCCGGAAGCCGAAGAGCTCCTTGCCGGCACGCCCACTCAAGTGGTCTCCGACGAGTGTCTCATGGTCGTGCACAGGAGACTTTTTCGATGA
- a CDS encoding YkgJ family cysteine cluster protein yields MSLEVFACAMCGQCCEGEGGIVLSRKDAARLAEHFGMAVEEFLAQYAMVQGGKHHLASNGQGACVFYEKDRGCAVHPARPDVCRAWPFFRGNLVDAGSLAMAKEDCKGIRRDVTFAEFRSSGVAYLREKGLVSSDPDAGNALNLDFSEADGADKG; encoded by the coding sequence ATGAGTCTGGAGGTTTTTGCCTGCGCCATGTGCGGACAGTGCTGCGAGGGTGAAGGCGGCATCGTGCTTTCCAGAAAGGACGCCGCGCGCCTGGCTGAGCACTTCGGCATGGCAGTGGAGGAGTTTCTTGCGCAGTACGCCATGGTCCAGGGGGGCAAGCACCACCTAGCGAGCAACGGCCAGGGGGCGTGCGTGTTCTATGAAAAGGACCGCGGCTGCGCCGTGCATCCTGCCCGGCCGGATGTGTGCCGCGCCTGGCCCTTCTTCCGCGGCAATCTTGTGGATGCCGGGAGCCTGGCCATGGCCAAGGAAGACTGCAAAGGAATCCGCAGGGATGTGACGTTCGCGGAGTTTCGCAGCAGCGGCGTGGCCTATCTCCGGGAAAAGGGGCTGGTGAGCTCGGACCCCGACGCCGGCAACGCCCTGAATCTCGATTTTTCAGAAGCAGACGGCGCAGACAAGGGTTAG
- a CDS encoding DnaJ domain-containing protein translates to MTLKQAYSLLRVKPEASLVEVKSAFRRMAFELHPDLHPENSSASRDFQRVNEAYVILKEHLEGAGGDAERKAREQAEAKAKAQQTADAEARRRAEEQAAKARAKQARQTASKEHTVNREEVLHTILKDPFARQVFEDIYRQVRETHGREPGQASPMAGKQPVRKTRRPKPVKRIDVEWGDSRHSVDMSNGMGTAVKKWFRGWLDETQTVHLPPQNLRPGARLRLQIHHGLSGKPSTVEVTLPPDFAVGRPIRLRGLGRKVGGLKGDLYLKILAG, encoded by the coding sequence GTGACGCTCAAGCAAGCCTACTCCCTGCTGCGGGTCAAACCCGAAGCAAGCCTCGTGGAGGTCAAAAGCGCATTCCGGCGCATGGCCTTTGAGCTGCATCCCGACCTGCATCCCGAGAACTCTTCGGCGTCGCGCGATTTTCAGCGTGTCAACGAGGCGTACGTCATCCTCAAGGAGCACCTGGAAGGCGCCGGCGGCGATGCCGAGCGCAAAGCCAGGGAGCAGGCCGAGGCCAAGGCCAAAGCGCAGCAGACCGCCGACGCCGAGGCCCGGCGCCGCGCCGAGGAGCAGGCAGCCAAGGCCCGCGCCAAACAGGCCCGACAGACCGCCTCCAAGGAACACACCGTGAATCGCGAGGAGGTGCTGCACACCATCCTCAAAGACCCCTTTGCCAGGCAGGTGTTCGAGGACATCTACCGCCAGGTGCGCGAGACCCACGGCAGGGAGCCCGGACAAGCCTCGCCCATGGCCGGAAAGCAACCGGTCCGCAAGACGCGCCGGCCCAAACCGGTCAAGCGCATCGACGTGGAGTGGGGCGACTCCAGACACTCCGTGGACATGAGCAACGGCATGGGCACGGCCGTGAAGAAGTGGTTCCGCGGCTGGCTGGACGAGACCCAGACCGTGCACCTGCCGCCGCAGAACCTCCGGCCCGGAGCGCGTTTGCGCCTGCAGATCCATCACGGCCTTTCGGGCAAACCATCCACCGTGGAGGTCACGCTGCCGCCGGACTTTGCCGTGGGCCGTCCCATCCGCCTGCGGGGCCTGGGGCGCAAGGTCGGTGGCCTGAAGGGCGACCTCTATCTGAAAATACTTGCGGGGTGA
- a CDS encoding (Fe-S)-binding protein: MSSIDPIRQNPALADELSKELDTVRETCTSCGACVKHCAFLNKYGDPFTIAGRLRSGSITEAVAFECSLCGLCEAICPQGVQPARMFLAMRRSAVDKGVAEMKPYRRLLSYEARGHSRLFAHYAIPQGCDTVLFPGCTLPGTRPAATAALTARLHELVPNLGVVLDCCHKPSHDLGRQEFFAMRFGAIRERLLKAGVSTILTACPNCTKTFRAYGDGLEIRTVYELLADAEGPAPERSAVEVMVHDPCPFRHDEPVRAASRKLLEVRRLGVHEPKRTGRRTQCCGEGGSVGCVDAALADNWTSSRLEQSEGLPIAASCAGCAAMLRRAGADAHHVLDLYFHPVETLSGTIKPSGFLAGYLNRLRYKKKLKKTIR; the protein is encoded by the coding sequence GTGTCATCCATCGATCCCATTCGTCAGAACCCGGCCCTGGCCGACGAGCTGTCCAAAGAACTGGACACCGTGCGCGAGACGTGCACGTCCTGCGGCGCCTGCGTCAAGCACTGTGCGTTCCTCAACAAGTACGGCGATCCCTTTACCATCGCCGGCCGTCTGCGCTCCGGCTCCATCACCGAGGCCGTGGCCTTTGAGTGCAGCCTGTGCGGCCTGTGCGAGGCCATATGCCCCCAGGGCGTGCAGCCCGCGCGGATGTTCCTGGCCATGCGGCGCAGCGCCGTGGATAAAGGCGTTGCGGAAATGAAGCCGTACCGCCGGCTGCTCTCGTACGAGGCGCGGGGTCACTCCCGGCTGTTCGCGCACTACGCCATCCCGCAAGGCTGCGACACCGTGCTCTTCCCCGGCTGTACGCTGCCCGGCACGCGTCCGGCGGCCACGGCAGCGCTGACCGCTCGCCTGCACGAGCTTGTGCCGAACCTCGGCGTGGTGCTGGACTGCTGCCACAAGCCCTCGCACGACCTGGGCCGGCAGGAGTTCTTTGCGATGCGTTTCGGCGCTATTCGCGAGCGGCTGCTCAAGGCCGGCGTCTCCACCATCCTGACGGCCTGCCCGAACTGCACCAAGACGTTCCGCGCCTATGGCGACGGGCTGGAAATCCGCACGGTGTACGAGCTCCTGGCCGATGCCGAGGGTCCGGCGCCGGAGCGATCGGCCGTGGAGGTCATGGTCCACGATCCCTGCCCCTTCCGGCATGACGAGCCCGTGCGCGCGGCCTCGCGCAAGCTGCTGGAGGTCAGGCGGCTGGGTGTGCACGAGCCCAAACGGACCGGCAGGCGCACGCAGTGCTGCGGAGAGGGCGGCTCGGTCGGCTGCGTGGACGCGGCCCTGGCCGACAACTGGACGAGCAGCCGGCTGGAGCAGTCCGAGGGGCTGCCCATCGCGGCCTCCTGCGCCGGGTGCGCGGCCATGCTGCGCCGCGCCGGGGCAGACGCGCACCATGTGCTCGATCTTTACTTCCATCCGGTCGAGACGCTCTCCGGCACCATCAAGCCGTCCGGTTTCCTGGCCGGATACCTCAACCGCCTGCGCTACAAAAAGAAGCTCAAGAAGACCATCCGATAG
- a CDS encoding PQQ-dependent sugar dehydrogenase, with translation MKRFIALGIICMGIILAVSCGDSQTYAWDCPQDTGMEAFVPSPRQPTAERIQQLRLPDGFRIDIFARDLGHARMMAVDSDGAVYLTTPDQNRVLVLRDTNGDGAADDVRPLFRNLPRVHGITIHEDRMYLASPTTVWLARRQGDTFADPKVIIDDLPRGGRHPNRTLGVGPDGKLYISVGSSCNACEEQNSEHATVLRAELDGSDRAIFTEGLRNTIGFDWHPDTQKLWGMDHGSDGRGDNIPPEELNLLAQGNHYGWPWVYGKNQPDPVWEREQPETVSRFLDETTPATLTYQAHSSPLGFVFYNGDMFPEKYRTGAFVPFRGSWNRCPPTGYKVAFVQFDSNGQPTGFEDFVTGFLMDDGRTQFARLAGIAVAKDGALLVADDSNGVVYRISYQGK, from the coding sequence GTGAAGCGATTCATCGCGTTGGGTATTATCTGCATGGGCATTATCCTGGCTGTTTCGTGCGGGGACAGTCAGACATACGCCTGGGACTGTCCGCAGGACACCGGCATGGAGGCGTTCGTGCCCTCGCCGCGCCAGCCCACGGCCGAACGGATACAGCAGCTTCGGCTGCCGGATGGCTTCCGCATTGACATTTTCGCGCGTGATCTGGGCCACGCCAGGATGATGGCCGTGGATTCGGACGGCGCCGTCTACCTGACCACGCCGGACCAGAATCGCGTCCTCGTGCTGCGCGACACCAACGGGGATGGTGCGGCCGACGACGTGCGGCCTCTGTTCCGCAATCTGCCCAGGGTCCACGGCATCACTATTCACGAGGACCGCATGTACCTGGCCTCGCCGACCACGGTCTGGCTGGCCCGGCGGCAGGGGGATACCTTTGCGGACCCCAAGGTCATTATCGACGACCTGCCGCGTGGCGGCCGCCACCCCAACCGTACCCTCGGCGTCGGCCCGGACGGCAAGCTCTACATCTCCGTGGGCAGCTCGTGCAATGCCTGCGAGGAGCAGAACAGCGAGCACGCCACAGTCCTGCGCGCCGAGCTCGACGGCAGCGATCGAGCCATTTTTACCGAGGGCTTGCGCAACACCATCGGCTTTGACTGGCATCCGGATACGCAAAAGCTCTGGGGCATGGACCACGGCTCGGACGGCCGCGGCGACAACATCCCGCCCGAGGAGCTGAACCTGCTGGCGCAGGGCAACCACTATGGCTGGCCGTGGGTCTATGGCAAGAACCAGCCGGATCCGGTGTGGGAGCGGGAACAGCCCGAAACTGTGTCCAGATTTCTGGACGAGACGACACCGGCGACGCTGACATACCAAGCGCACAGCTCGCCCCTGGGTTTCGTGTTCTACAACGGGGACATGTTCCCGGAGAAGTATCGCACAGGAGCCTTTGTGCCGTTCCGCGGCTCCTGGAACCGCTGTCCGCCCACGGGGTACAAGGTCGCCTTTGTGCAGTTCGATTCCAATGGGCAGCCCACCGGATTCGAGGATTTTGTCACGGGATTCCTGATGGATGACGGGCGTACGCAGTTTGCACGGCTGGCAGGCATCGCCGTGGCAAAGGACGGCGCGCTGCTCGTGGCCGACGACTCCAACGGCGTTGTCTACCGCATCAGCTATCAGGGCAAGTAG
- a CDS encoding metal-dependent hydrolase, protein MPGYKVHLTGGAVLAAGAFTGAFFLGLYKPDLFSGAALLATACLAALFPDVDTSSKGRGLFYGILAVVDIGLMIMGQWQWAAVVGLVAMLPALDNHRGWTHTWWAMLLVPAVILGAAHFALHPSVRVLLPFYGAAVVGYFSHLALDREF, encoded by the coding sequence ATGCCTGGATACAAAGTGCATCTCACCGGCGGGGCCGTCCTCGCCGCCGGCGCCTTCACCGGCGCTTTTTTTCTCGGCCTCTACAAGCCGGACCTGTTCTCCGGCGCCGCTCTGCTCGCCACGGCGTGTCTTGCCGCACTCTTTCCGGATGTAGACACGAGCTCCAAGGGCCGCGGCCTCTTCTACGGCATCCTCGCCGTGGTGGACATCGGGCTCATGATCATGGGTCAGTGGCAGTGGGCCGCCGTGGTCGGCCTGGTGGCCATGCTTCCGGCCCTGGACAACCACCGCGGCTGGACGCACACGTGGTGGGCCATGCTGCTGGTGCCCGCGGTCATCCTCGGCGCAGCGCACTTCGCGCTCCATCCGTCCGTGCGCGTCCTGCTGCCCTTCTACGGCGCGGCTGTTGTGGGCTACTTCTCCCACCTCGCGCTGGATCGTGAGTTCTAA
- a CDS encoding class I SAM-dependent methyltransferase — MAQRFFDHYPVFYETAQAGPHPNRMNSRHEVIIEPHRELLQGATVLDLASHDGRWSFAALEAGAEKVIGVEARGELVQRARDSFEELGVDKDRYEFIAGGIFETLPRLSKKIDTIFCLGFFYHVHNHVALLTELQRFEARRLFLDTNISMLDANVVELRYDNAAKPGDAFWDASTKDNKIIVGWPSRKALAMMLGHFGYAWKELDWSGHVQRDRSGIEEYDEGWRISLLAEKS; from the coding sequence GTGGCCCAACGATTCTTCGACCACTACCCAGTGTTCTATGAGACCGCCCAGGCCGGACCCCACCCCAACCGCATGAACAGCCGGCACGAGGTGATCATCGAGCCGCACCGGGAGCTTTTGCAGGGGGCAACGGTGTTGGACCTGGCCAGCCACGACGGCCGCTGGTCCTTCGCCGCTCTGGAGGCAGGTGCGGAAAAGGTTATCGGCGTGGAGGCGCGGGGCGAACTGGTCCAGCGCGCACGCGACTCCTTCGAGGAGCTCGGCGTGGACAAGGACCGCTACGAGTTCATCGCGGGCGGCATCTTCGAGACCCTGCCCCGATTGTCCAAGAAAATAGACACCATCTTCTGCCTCGGCTTCTTCTATCACGTGCACAACCACGTGGCCCTGCTCACCGAGCTCCAGCGTTTCGAGGCCCGGCGGCTCTTCCTGGACACGAACATATCCATGCTGGACGCCAACGTGGTCGAGCTGCGCTACGACAACGCGGCCAAGCCCGGCGACGCCTTTTGGGACGCCTCGACCAAGGACAACAAGATCATCGTGGGCTGGCCGTCGCGCAAGGCCCTGGCCATGATGCTCGGCCACTTCGGCTACGCCTGGAAGGAGCTGGACTGGTCCGGCCACGTGCAGCGCGACCGCTCCGGCATCGAGGAGTACGACGAAGGCTGGCGCATCTCCCTGCTGGCGGAAAAAAGCTGA
- a CDS encoding SufB/SufD family protein, producing MAEHDIDLSQFDFTSAQWDTPIEDLTTLSEEDKKELLMAGVDVLERERSGSFLHMNHGNAHCKSKVPGVEILDIKQALEKYDGLPEYYWQKVDKNKDEYTRATAETLHGGYFIRSEKGAKIKEPVQSCLFIKGEKVGQNVHNIIIAEEDSELHILTGCSVAHGVKEAAHLGISEIYVKKNATLTFTMIHNWGEETSVRPRTAAVVEEGGSFVNNYVLLKRVKDLQSYPMIHLNGTGAVARLNSIIVAPDGSYVDIGGGVHMNAPDTRCEIIARTLTTGGTIVNRGFIGGNDVPARGHLECKGLILGGGVIHAIPELKATVDGVELSHEAAVGKIAQEEIEYLMARGLDEDEATSTIVRGFLNVDIMGLPPELREIVEKTVANTDTDSM from the coding sequence ATGGCTGAACACGATATCGATCTGTCGCAATTCGACTTTACCAGTGCGCAGTGGGACACCCCCATCGAGGACCTCACCACCCTGAGCGAAGAGGACAAGAAAGAGCTGCTCATGGCCGGTGTGGACGTGCTTGAACGCGAGCGCAGCGGCTCCTTCCTGCACATGAACCACGGCAACGCCCACTGCAAGTCCAAGGTTCCCGGCGTCGAAATCCTCGACATCAAGCAGGCGCTGGAAAAGTACGATGGCCTGCCCGAGTACTACTGGCAGAAGGTCGACAAAAACAAGGACGAGTACACCCGCGCCACCGCGGAAACCCTGCACGGCGGCTACTTCATCAGGTCTGAGAAAGGCGCCAAGATCAAGGAGCCGGTGCAGTCCTGCCTCTTCATCAAGGGCGAGAAGGTGGGCCAGAACGTCCACAACATCATCATCGCCGAAGAGGACTCCGAGCTGCACATCCTCACCGGTTGCTCCGTGGCCCACGGCGTGAAGGAAGCGGCCCACCTCGGCATCTCCGAGATCTACGTGAAGAAGAACGCCACGCTCACCTTCACCATGATCCACAACTGGGGCGAGGAAACCTCCGTGCGGCCGCGCACCGCCGCCGTGGTGGAGGAAGGCGGCTCCTTCGTCAACAACTACGTGCTGCTCAAGAGGGTGAAGGACCTCCAGTCCTATCCCATGATCCACCTCAACGGAACGGGCGCCGTGGCGCGGCTCAACTCCATCATCGTTGCGCCGGACGGCTCCTACGTGGACATCGGCGGCGGCGTGCACATGAACGCGCCGGACACCCGCTGCGAGATCATCGCCCGCACCCTGACCACCGGTGGCACCATCGTGAACCGCGGCTTCATCGGCGGTAACGATGTTCCGGCCCGCGGCCACCTGGAGTGCAAGGGCCTCATTCTCGGCGGCGGCGTGATCCACGCCATCCCGGAGCTGAAGGCCACTGTGGACGGCGTGGAGCTCTCCCACGAGGCCGCCGTCGGCAAGATCGCCCAGGAAGAAATCGAGTACCTCATGGCCCGCGGTCTGGACGAGGACGAAGCCACCTCCACCATTGTCCGCGGCTTCCTGAACGTGGACATCATGGGCCTGCCGCCGGAGCTGCGGGAAATCGTGGAAAAGACCGTGGCCAACACGGATACGGACTCCATGTAG
- a CDS encoding ABC transporter ATP-binding protein, which yields MLSIKNLHVNIGEREVLKGINLDIEEGSTFILFGPNGSGKTTLLMTLMGFGNYEITEGSIMFKGVDITHAPIYERARLGIGMSFQRPPTIHGLKTSHLVEMCGQGRKVDVEGLAKQVNFDQFLDRDINAGFSGGEIKRSELLQLMAQEPSLVLFDEPESGVDLENMHLIGKTVKQLLENDIQPIPDKSMKELKSKRTTSGLIITHTGYILDYINADRGQVLYNGYLCCQANPRDILEHVGKYGYQECVRCLQ from the coding sequence ATGCTGTCAATCAAGAACCTGCACGTCAACATTGGCGAGCGGGAAGTTCTTAAGGGGATCAACCTCGATATCGAAGAAGGATCCACCTTTATTTTGTTTGGGCCCAACGGCTCCGGCAAGACGACCCTGCTCATGACACTGATGGGTTTTGGCAACTACGAGATCACCGAAGGCTCCATCATGTTCAAGGGCGTGGACATCACCCACGCGCCCATCTATGAACGCGCCCGCCTGGGCATCGGCATGTCCTTCCAGCGGCCGCCCACCATCCACGGCCTCAAGACCAGCCACCTGGTCGAGATGTGCGGCCAGGGCCGCAAGGTGGACGTGGAGGGCCTGGCCAAGCAGGTCAACTTCGACCAGTTCCTGGATCGCGACATCAACGCCGGCTTCTCCGGCGGCGAGATCAAGCGCTCCGAGCTGCTGCAGCTCATGGCGCAGGAGCCGTCCCTGGTGCTCTTCGACGAGCCCGAGTCCGGCGTGGACCTGGAGAACATGCACCTCATCGGCAAGACCGTGAAGCAGCTCCTGGAGAACGACATCCAGCCCATTCCGGACAAGTCCATGAAGGAGCTCAAGAGCAAGCGCACCACGTCGGGCCTCATCATCACCCACACAGGCTACATCCTGGACTATATCAATGCAGACAGGGGCCAGGTGCTCTACAACGGCTACCTCTGCTGCCAGGCCAACCCGCGCGACATTCTGGAGCACGTCGGCAAATACGGCTATCAGGAATGCGTGCGCTGCCTGCAGTAA
- a CDS encoding metallophosphoesterase translates to MKRRTFIRSTLLGVAGVPLLAAEGLAEPNRFEVTRTRLVNNKLSRTLRIVQVTDMHLTYRGNDDSIPGLVNSLEPDLVLFTGDYVDHGTGTPPDMQRFRSFIHEFDSTTPMFAIFGNWDRGYEGRLFKRTLVRSVRNRRESVVIDGNTVSITGMDYYHPDMQLLQTAVNGADLSCVLYHSPDMVVFAEPTGYYDLMLAGHTHGGQVRLPFLRLLQDGHGSFPWPGAIITGTYTGTRYQSGLYRLQNMDLYVSRGLGETDGIPFRFLCRPELAVIEIGPEGT, encoded by the coding sequence ATGAAACGCCGCACCTTTATCCGAAGCACCCTGCTGGGCGTTGCAGGCGTGCCCCTCCTTGCTGCAGAAGGTCTCGCGGAACCCAACCGCTTTGAAGTGACGCGTACGCGGCTCGTCAACAACAAGCTGAGCCGGACTCTGAGAATCGTCCAGGTGACCGACATGCACCTGACGTACCGGGGCAATGACGATAGCATTCCTGGCCTTGTGAACAGTCTGGAGCCGGATTTAGTTCTCTTTACTGGGGACTATGTCGATCACGGCACTGGAACGCCGCCCGACATGCAGCGATTTCGCAGCTTCATCCACGAGTTTGACTCAACGACGCCCATGTTCGCCATATTCGGCAACTGGGATCGCGGCTACGAAGGACGGCTGTTCAAGCGGACACTGGTGCGCTCGGTCCGCAATCGCAGAGAATCCGTGGTGATCGACGGCAACACCGTATCGATTACCGGGATGGACTACTACCATCCAGACATGCAGTTGCTGCAAACAGCAGTCAATGGCGCCGATCTGAGCTGCGTACTCTACCACTCGCCGGATATGGTGGTCTTTGCCGAGCCCACTGGCTACTACGATCTCATGCTTGCCGGCCATACCCACGGCGGCCAGGTGCGGCTCCCTTTTCTGCGGCTGCTCCAGGACGGCCACGGCTCGTTCCCCTGGCCCGGCGCAATCATCACCGGCACCTATACCGGCACCCGCTACCAGTCCGGCCTGTACCGGCTGCAGAACATGGACCTCTACGTGAGCAGAGGGCTCGGTGAAACCGACGGCATTCCCTTCCGCTTCCTCTGCCGTCCGGAGTTGGCGGTCATCGAGATCGGTCCGGAAGGGACGTAA